A stretch of DNA from Desulfomonile tiedjei:
CGCATGCCGCATGTCGAGGATGTGCAGGACGACTACGTGGCCGGGCTGCCGTCGGTGCGCGTGCGCATCGACCGCCAGAAGGCGGCCCTGTTCGATCTTTCCAGCAACGCCATCGGCGCGGCCCTCAAGACGGCCTACAACGGCCTGGATGTCTCGACCTACTACGAGGGCGACGAAGATTACGACATCACCATCACCCTGGCCGAAGCGGACCGGCGCGTGATGGATGTGCTGCACAAGTTGATGATCCCCACCCCGGCCGGCCCCATGGTGCCGCTGACCACCCTGGCCAAGGTCGATTACAGCGGCAGCGTGGGCGACATCGTGCGCATCGACCACGACCGCGTGGTGACCGTCAAGGCCCACGTGGACGAGGAGCGCATCCCGGGGGCTGTGGCCCGCGTCCAGGCCGAACGGCTGCTGGCCGACTTTCCGCTGCCGGCCGGCTACACCCTCAAGTTCACGGGCGAAAACGAATTCCAGAAGGAGTCCGAAGATTTCCTGGGCAAGGCCTTCGTCGTCTCGCTGCTGCTGATCTTCCTGATCCTGGTGGCCATGTTCAACTCCGTGTCCCAGCCCCTGATCATTCTCACCTCCGTAGTACTCTCTTTGGGCGGCGCCTTCCTCGGTCTCACCGTCCTGCAGGAGCCGTTCGGCATCATCATGTCGGGCGTGGGGCTGGTCTCGCTGGTGGGCGTGGTGGTCAACAACGCCCTGGTGCTCATCGACTACACCAACCAGCTCCGCCGCCGCGGCATGCCGCTCGACGAGGCCGTGGTGGCCGCCGGCGCCACGCGCCTGCGCGCCGTGATCATGGGCTCGGTGTGCACCGTCCTGGGCGTCATCCCCATGATCGCCGGCGTCTCCTACGACTTCCACCAGATGGCCATCGCCTGGCAGAGCGAATCCACCCTCTGGTGGCGCACCATGTCCACCATGGTGGCCGCCGGCCTGATGGTCTCCACCCTGCTGACCCTGGTCGTCGTGCCCATCGTCTACGCCCTGGTCGAAAATTCCAAAATACGGCTGTCCACCCTGCTGAGCCAAATCAAGGCCTGGTACCTGAAGCCCTTCGCCCAGTAAGCGCGCCTCACCCGCGCCCCCCTGTAGGGACGAACCTTGTGTTCGCCCTACGGGAACCCCATGTTCACGCTATGGCACCTGCCGAACGCCTGACCAAAGGTCGCTTTCACGCCGACGGGTACCACCGGTTGTGCCGCAAAACAACCGGCACTGGCGTGCCTTGGGCAAGAATGTTTGTTTTTTCAGTAGGTTTGTGATTTAGGAACTTCATCTGGTCCCATCAAAAGGAATTGAAAATGGGAAGGATCAAATGAAACTGACGTTTGAATGGGATGAGGTTAAGGCGA
This window harbors:
- a CDS encoding efflux RND transporter permease subunit, whose product is RMPHVEDVQDDYVAGLPSVRVRIDRQKAALFDLSSNAIGAALKTAYNGLDVSTYYEGDEDYDITITLAEADRRVMDVLHKLMIPTPAGPMVPLTTLAKVDYSGSVGDIVRIDHDRVVTVKAHVDEERIPGAVARVQAERLLADFPLPAGYTLKFTGENEFQKESEDFLGKAFVVSLLLIFLILVAMFNSVSQPLIILTSVVLSLGGAFLGLTVLQEPFGIIMSGVGLVSLVGVVVNNALVLIDYTNQLRRRGMPLDEAVVAAGATRLRAVIMGSVCTVLGVIPMIAGVSYDFHQMAIAWQSESTLWWRTMSTMVAAGLMVSTLLTLVVVPIVYALVENSKIRLSTLLSQIKAWYLKPFAQ